One genomic window of Arcobacter sp. CECT 8986 includes the following:
- the rpsB gene encoding 30S ribosomal protein S2, whose translation MVTMKDLLECGVHFGHQTRRWNPKMKKFIFGVRKNIYIIDLQKTLRYFRYTYNVVRDAAAEGQTMIFVGTKKQASEAVKRAAESCGMPYVNHRWLGGMLTNYGTIKKSIRKLEVIKKMREEGQFDLLTKKEALMLSRKEEKLELYLGGIKEMKNLPDLMFVLDAVKEKIAIKEARRLGIKVVAPLDTNCDPDLVDFPIPGNDDAIRSIQLFCQEMAAAVNEGKAAAADAEGTDEVEAPVTEEEAKEVVAEAVAEEETTTKEEA comes from the coding sequence ATGGTTACAATGAAAGACCTATTAGAATGTGGTGTACACTTCGGACACCAAACAAGAAGATGGAATCCAAAAATGAAAAAATTCATTTTCGGTGTTAGAAAAAATATTTATATTATCGACTTACAAAAAACGTTAAGATATTTCAGATATACATACAATGTAGTAAGAGATGCAGCTGCTGAAGGTCAAACTATGATCTTTGTTGGTACTAAAAAACAAGCTAGTGAAGCTGTAAAAAGAGCTGCTGAATCTTGTGGTATGCCATACGTTAACCACAGATGGTTAGGTGGTATGTTAACAAACTACGGTACAATCAAAAAATCAATTAGAAAATTAGAAGTTATTAAAAAAATGAGAGAAGAAGGTCAATTTGATCTTTTAACTAAAAAAGAAGCTTTAATGCTTTCAAGAAAAGAAGAAAAATTAGAGTTATATCTTGGTGGTATCAAAGAGATGAAAAACTTACCAGATTTAATGTTCGTTCTTGATGCAGTTAAAGAAAAAATTGCTATTAAAGAAGCAAGAAGATTAGGAATTAAAGTAGTTGCTCCATTAGATACAAACTGCGACCCTGATTTAGTTGATTTCCCAATTCCAGGAAATGATGATGCAATTAGATCAATTCAATTATTCTGCCAAGAAATGGCAGCAGCAGTAAATGAAGGTAAAGCAGCAGCTGCAGATGCAGAAGGTACTGATGAAGTAGAAGCTCCTGTAACTGAAGAA